TGCTGCAGATGGTCATGCATCAATCTTTTTGCTAATTTTGCATTTTTTTCTTCAATGGCTTTTAAGATAACCCTGTGGTAATACATTCCATCTTTATACCCGAAAATCTCATTGATTTGTTTGTGGTTTTTAACTGTTTGCTTGAATACTTCTCTCAAACTCTTTTCCAGCAAATGATTTCCTGAAGCTCTGCAAATCTCTTCATGGAACATAATATCCGCTTTAACAAATTCTTCGGGATTTCCTATGTTTTCCGCCATGAGGGCAAGGCACTTTTTTAGGCTTTCAATAAGTTCACGGGCGGCATTCTTCGCAGCCAGATAACAACTCTCTGTCTCAATAATTCTTCTAAACTCCAGCACTTTATTGATATCCTGACAATCTTCACGGGTGATATTATTTGTACTATTTCTAAAAGCACTTAAATCATTGCTTTTTACAAAAGTGCCTTTGCCATGGATGCTTTCCAAAGTATTTATGGCAATAAACTGCTGTATTGCAACCCTGATACTGGCTCTGCTGACCCCCAATATATTTGTCAACATATTCTCGGATGGGATTTTTTTTCCCACTTTCCAGTTCTCATTTTCGATATTAGTTTTCAAGTATTCGATGACTTGTTGTGTAACATTCGTTTTTTCTATTTGCATTAATATACAATCCTTCATATTACTCTACAGCGGCAACTTGTCTGACAAGTTGCACTATAATTATAGCACACCCTTCCAATCTGTCAATTATAATTAAGATCCCGGCAATAAAAAAGGACAGGCCGCATGACGCAAAGCCTGTCCCACTTAAGGAGGGCTATGTCCTGATTGTTTTAATTAAGCCATCTGTCAAACAGAGTATAGTACATTATCCGGTAAATGTCCGTATTATCAACGACTCCAAGTGCGCTTAGGCGTTCTGCGTTTAGTCCTTTTGCGCGGGCAAGAATACCTACTGATAAGTCATGCGGACTGGCCCATACTGCGGCAAAAGACATCTGTTGACCGTCAGCGCCTTTCGCCGATACAAATGGTGCGCTGCCGGCGCCATCAATGCCATCGAGAGGGGCTTCAACATTAGTTCCTTCTCTGTTTGAGTTGATGGCAACATTACCAACATTTTTGCCGGTTTCTGCATCAATTATGTTCATGTTTCCAGCATTGCTGTCTGCCGCTGTTATAAGGAGAGTATTGGGATTTTTTGCTACATAATCAGCAAACACCCCAAACGCTTCGTCAGCTCGTCTGCCCGCCTCGAAACTGCCAGGAGCATTAGCATTATTTGGGAAATTATCGGTGCCTTCTTCTTCGGACACCATGAAAAAGCCTCTATCTCTCGTTTTTGGATTCCTGGACAATATCTCCAGTGCCTTTTCAGACATTTCGGCTATGGTCGGAGCGGTTTGCACGTATAGCGGAAGACCGGCAGTACGAAGAGCTTCTTCAGTTCTGTCGTTAAAAGTATGATTTGACGCAAACACGCCAAGTACTTTTGTCACATCTGCCGGAAGCGCCATCAGTTCATCCCTGGTATAGACGACTGTATATCCGAGTTGGCGGGCGCGTTCGATAAGATTTAGCCCATCGGTACGCCTGCCGGCGCCATGTCTGCCGGCAACTCCCTGTGGCAACATATCCCTTTCACCGCCGCCCATTATAATATATACACCTGACTCGATAAGCTGGCGTGCTATCTCGGCATGATTTCCCCGTTCTTTAACTGAAGCAACAAAAGCCGCGGTACCGGGTTCGGTAATTGAACCAGTCTGGATCAATGCTGTCGCAAAGCCAGCCGCAATAGCTTCTTCCATAATCGACTTTCTTTTCCCGGACAATGCTGTGATTTCCGCTTCACCGTCAAGTCCAAAACTGTCTCTTTGCACCTTAACACCGTATGCGTGTACTGTGGCTCCGCCGTGAGAAGTTCCCGTTATGGCGTCTTTCATGTGCCCAGTGTATGGCGCCATGTGAGGAAGCCTGTCCCAGTTGATCTTGCCATCCATCCCAGCAATCAGTGTTCTTAATGAACCCCAATGGCTCAAACCGAAACCATCGGGGTGAAAAAATATCACATTTCTGGTTTTGCTCGATATTGATAAGACGCGCCTTGCGGCATCCCAGTCTGCCGAAGCGCCCAACGCCTCGACAATAGAGCGTGCGTGCACAAACAGACTGCCGCCAACAACCCTTGAAGGCTGTGCAAGTGATACCGCCAAGCCATTGACCTTTGCGGTATTTTTCCCCGCTGAAAGCTGAACTGTTTTGCCACTTACACTTGCGCTCAAAGTACGAGTAGCGGGATTCCATGCTACTGTTCCGCCCATAGCTTCAAAAATCACGCGGGCAGGAACCATCACGTGTCCCCTTGATAATAGCGGGGAAACTTCGGTTACCAGAGACCGCCCATTTAATTCCAATGTAATCGGGCGCCTTTGTGCATCAGCCTCACTGATAAACGGTTGCATTGCATGCCCGATAAGCACAAGCATTGCAATAAGCATAATGAAGTGTTTTTTTCTCAAGTATCCCCATCCCCTCTCATTTGCATAATTTAGTCACTGTCGCGTACAATCGATATTCGAACAACATGGTTTTTGACTAGCCGCCAAGACCTTCAAGGGCTATTATATAGAGGGAATGTTAAGTTAGCATTGGAGAATATCAATAGAGCTTTAACCTTTGGTTAATATTTTGTTAATCTTTTGGTTTTAACATCGGAAGAAACTGCGAAACAAAATCAACACACCGTTTTAACGAGGTATGGTAATTGCAGTTTGGAGATCAGAAAAAAACTGGTTAATACTAATGATTGCTTGCCATACGAAATTAAAATCTTCGACACAGCAATTAAAGATTTACTTGGCGCGGAGAATTTAAAATAATGCTTCAACTAATAGTAATAGGCAAAAAAGATTCCGGAGCCGTTGTTTGAGATTCATTACCAGAAAAAGAAGAGCACTTTCCCTGCAAATTGCATTTTAAAGTAATTTTTTGGGATTAATGAGCTGAACTTTGCTCGAAAAGAGCATAGGGTCATTGCTAACTAATTTAGTTTAAAGTCTTAAATAATCTTTCGATGGTAATTAAAGCTTTAAAGCTTTCCACCATTCTTTTATTTGATCCAAAGTTCATGATAATATGAGCATCATTTACTGGATCGTAAAACATATGGGTGGCTAAGATTCCAAGATGTCCCTTGCACCTTGGCAATCCTTTAAGCAAGAAAAAGAATTCCTCAAAATGCAGCTCCATCATTCCAAGGCCGTAATAAATTCCGGCCCGGTATTTGTTGTCGAATCGCTGCATTTCAATCATAAAGTTCTTACTTACAAGTATTCCGTCCCAGAAAGCTTTCTGGAATTTAAGCAGGTCAGACGTGGTAGAAACCACGCCGCCGCCTGCCCAATCACAGCTTAATAGGTTCAACTTGCTGATTTCCTTGCCATCAAACCAGATGTTTGCGATATCTTTCTTAGGTTGTCGCTGAGGCTCGGAATAAAACATGAGATAACTGTCTCTCATGTCGAGGGGCTGGAAAATATATTCTCCCATTATATCCGCAAACGACTTCCCTGTAACCTTTTCTGCAATCAGACCAAGAAGAACATAGCCTGTGTCAGAGTAAAAGAACTTACCAGGAGGACCTGCAGCAACCTGATGATTTCTAGTAAAATCAACCAGCATCACTGGAGTCCACATCTTTTCCGGTTTATTAAGTATCTGCGACACGAATTTCGAGCCAGCTGTAACATTACTCTCAAAATAATCTGCTATCCCCGAAGTATGGCCAAGTAAATGGCGGAGGGTTATTGCCTCTTTATAATCCATATT
This DNA window, taken from Syntrophomonadaceae bacterium, encodes the following:
- a CDS encoding FadR family transcriptional regulator; protein product: MQIEKTNVTQQVIEYLKTNIENENWKVGKKIPSENMLTNILGVSRASIRVAIQQFIAINTLESIHGKGTFVKSNDLSAFRNSTNNITREDCQDINKVLEFRRIIETESCYLAAKNAARELIESLKKCLALMAENIGNPEEFVKADIMFHEEICRASGNHLLEKSLREVFKQTVKNHKQINEIFGYKDGMYYHRVILKAIEEKNAKLAKRLMHDHLQQAIDKISVLKE
- a CDS encoding alkaline phosphatase, translating into MRKKHFIMLIAMLVLIGHAMQPFISEADAQRRPITLELNGRSLVTEVSPLLSRGHVMVPARVIFEAMGGTVAWNPATRTLSASVSGKTVQLSAGKNTAKVNGLAVSLAQPSRVVGGSLFVHARSIVEALGASADWDAARRVLSISSKTRNVIFFHPDGFGLSHWGSLRTLIAGMDGKINWDRLPHMAPYTGHMKDAITGTSHGGATVHAYGVKVQRDSFGLDGEAEITALSGKRKSIMEEAIAAGFATALIQTGSITEPGTAAFVASVKERGNHAEIARQLIESGVYIIMGGGERDMLPQGVAGRHGAGRRTDGLNLIERARQLGYTVVYTRDELMALPADVTKVLGVFASNHTFNDRTEEALRTAGLPLYVQTAPTIAEMSEKALEILSRNPKTRDRGFFMVSEEEGTDNFPNNANAPGSFEAGRRADEAFGVFADYVAKNPNTLLITAADSNAGNMNIIDAETGKNVGNVAINSNREGTNVEAPLDGIDGAGSAPFVSAKGADGQQMSFAAVWASPHDLSVGILARAKGLNAERLSALGVVDNTDIYRIMYYTLFDRWLN
- a CDS encoding beta-lactamase family protein, whose translation is MFEQKLSKYFNNTVRKSSKGAPLQILVSSKKHGIDFNYSNTTSDQPYHTASIGKMFTATIIGMLCEKGLLQLDDRIDTHLSAEILHGLFVYNNMDYKEAITLRHLLGHTSGIADYFESNVTAGSKFVSQILNKPEKMWTPVMLVDFTRNHQVAAGPPGKFFYSDTGYVLLGLIAEKVTGKSFADIMGEYIFQPLDMRDSYLMFYSEPQRQPKKDIANIWFDGKEISKLNLLSCDWAGGGVVSTTSDLLKFQKAFWDGILVSKNFMIEMQRFDNKYRAGIYYGLGMMELHFEEFFFLLKGLPRCKGHLGILATHMFYDPVNDAHIIMNFGSNKRMVESFKALITIERLFKTLN